The following is a genomic window from Neofelis nebulosa isolate mNeoNeb1 chromosome 12, mNeoNeb1.pri, whole genome shotgun sequence.
GAAGGTTACTTAACTGTATCCCTTCTTTAACCCCTGCCACCCATTGTTCAGTGGTGGAATTCGGACAGTAGAGCAGTCACTAGTTCTTGGCAATTCTGAAATGCCAGTGATCAAACATAAAGACTCCTAACCCCCCGTGTGCAGTAAGTTACCTGAATGGGCACTAATTTTGTTTCTGGAAGGAATACCTTTGTTCGTTGTTCTTCCTGGCCCCTGGCTTTGtttagggtttgttttgttttcttttccattatcaaCCTACACCATGTCTCAAATGCATACTGGGAAGTATGCTCTTAGGGTTTAAACAGCCTTTAAAATCTGCCTTCTGCTTAAGGTTGAGTGCCAGAGGCTTTTGTTGCCTATATGTTTGGCTTCTTTGACCATCCAGTTCCCAAAACAGTTGGTAggtatggaaagaaaaatacGTGATGGGAGCCCATTTGCTTCTAGTCAGTCCTCTATGCATCTGTGCTTTGTGTAGTTACGAAGTTCTCTCATTTCTTTGATGTTCATGCAACTGCATCTTCAACTACATGGCAACTGTGTGGAGGACATCTGAGACACTGATTCAAGATCTTATCTTTGCCATAGGAGAGTTCCTCTGGGTCTCTGATCTCAGGATCTCTTCAGTGTTAGCTCTCAGTGTTTAGAGATTCAGAAGCAGTATGATTTTCCAATACTGCAAggtcctgaatttttttattctttccatttttattcctcCTCTTAAATCAGCCACTTTTTGCTTAAGCTCCAGTTTCTTAAAGTACGTTCCCAAGGCAGCTGGTAGTAATCAAAGACATACTGTAACTTTTTTCAGCTACTTCTCCTAAGACCTCAATTCACTAGAGGCTCTGCTTCCAAGTCACTACTGcctttgtttccatcttttaGCCTCCCATGCCATTTCCTTGCCTCCACTGTTCAGCCAGTGCAGATTGGTTTGATTTTTATTACAGTGGCATTAGTACCACTTCAGGGTACTAATTTCTGTGTTAGGATAATGCTAactgtgtaacaaactaccccTCAAATGTATAATGACTTCAACAGTAAAAGTGTATTTCTTCATCAGATAACAGTCCTGAACATTACCAGGTCAAGGAATGGCAAGGGTGGGGTTGGGGTAATTCTAGTCTACCCAGTtattcatggactgtgagactGACAGAatctattttaaaacacaaagctgGAACTAAagctaagtaatttgcctaaaatTACACAGCTTCTTAGTGAAGGTTCCAGGATTCTTACCACCTGgttctggctccaaagcccatgctctttctcCCACATAGATTGTATTTAGGTTTGAAAAGATGCCTGAACCAGCTACCCTGGCAAAGTTCGCATTCTGTCCCTCATACCTGAGCCTAATGGTAAACTGGTGATTGCCTAACACATTCAGTTGCTGGGAATACATAACTTCTTTTTagggcttttcctttttcttggggCCATGCAAAATAAACATCTCTGTCACTTTGTGAAGACCACTTTCATGCCCTTTCTGGACATTTTGTTTGAGTGAAACTTTCCCATATACTTCTTTCACTTATGCTTCCCCTTCTCTTATACCTTAAGATTTTGAATATTGCTCATCTTTGACAGCTTCTACTTTGTCTAAGTCCTTTTCAAAGTGTGAATGCCAGAACTGAACTACATTTTCCATGTGAGGTCTGACCAAGTGGAACTATCACCTCTGCAGGCAAGATTTTTCTActaattcatctttgtttttttagggTGATACAATTCTGGAGACTGGAGAAGTAATTCCACCAATGAAAGAATTTCCTGATCAGCATCACTgaagattactttaaaatttcaaaggcATATGAGCCCAAGTTTGTTGCTGCATTACtgtatttactgaatatattttctggaaaagtaACTTTAATAAAGTTTACTCTGAGATATGTGTtgtctttttctccccaaatattGTACAGTTTGCAACTCTGaattatttaacaataaataaaaacttgacaagctaaaaaaaaatattatgagcgatcacctttttcttcttgaaaaacaGGATGTAGAAAAGTAGtcacataatatttttttcttgctcagtACTTAACCTAATCTTATGTGAAGGTGTGCAACAGAATGAAATGTTGcaataaacaaatataagaaCGACAATTCCAcacaatttgttttaaagaagacTTTCTGAGGCATTTTAAAAGAGGTACTTTAGAAACTCTAGGTGGAAAAACAGGTCATTCTACTTAGGATTCAGTTCTCCCATGCTGTCAGATCTAGGTTTTATATAAGAATGTAAAAGACAAACCTCTGTGAAAATTAGATTAGTGGTTATTATAAAGCActtatacaaaacaaaaattggaaaCTCTGCATAATggattttactttaaatatacacACGTGTCATATAAGCATGAGGTAAAGAACTATATGCACAGAATTAAATCCAGAAGAATTACAAATTCTCATTCATCCCCAAGATTTTGTCTGGGTATTTCTTGCTTAGCTGTCGTCGTGCGACTACTGTTGATGCATAGATGACATATCCCCAGGAGAGCAATACGATCGCGAGAAGCAACTAAAAAAATGCAAGATGGGGaataagagcaaaaaaaaaaaaaaaaaaagttactgtaaGTGgtacttttctccctcccctcgcCCCAACAGGTTGCCGTGTACGTTGCTAAGGTGGGAATTACAGTGAACAACTGGAATAAAGGGTTCCGGAGGCGAGTACACCCAGCCGCCCTTACGTAAGAAGCGGAAGAGCGTGTCTTCCAGGAAGAGGCGGAGTCGAGGTGAGAGTAAAATCCTTAATACAGGAATGGATTTTAGAGTTTCTGGGCGCTGAAGAAATAGGGGGCCTTCCGCCTGCGGGCCTAGGGAGTCGACACCGTGGAGCCCCGCCAGACTAGGGACCTACCACTGAATAAATCCAGTCCAGGGTGCGGCGACTCACTGGCTTCATGGTAAGGAGGCTGCGGCGTTCAGCGGGAACGAAGGGAAACTGCGGGCCTTAGAGTAACCTCCGGGGCGGCGGCTGCCGAGCGGTGGCGGCCATCTTGCAGCCGGGCATCAGTGCCCGCCCCTCGCCTCCAGGAGCGTTTCCCTTCAGCTGGGCCGGCCTCTTCCGCCCGGAGCTGGGGACAGGCTCACGTGATCTGCGGGCCAGCTCGGGGTGCGGGGAGGGGATgagataaaggagaaaatgttgaaaatggcttttttttttttttttagagagatggGCGTGCCTTAACAACCGGTCTTTCAGTTGCAGTGCTGTATTCATGCAAGATAATGAACCGtcttgtgcatttaaaaatttatttgaaaaaataatccttATTTTAAATACTACACTGGTTTCTGACGCTGGAGGGATTAACGTTTCCTCCCGCATTTGTTTCCACATGATACAGATAGACGTTCGTGTATTCATCATTGGCTTAAATAAGAGTGTCACCCATTTTTATATAACACAGGGACAAATCGTTATGGGAGTCCCTGTTAATTGAGCCCTTCTGCCAGAAAACAAAGTCTTTGAGAACTTAGTGGCTTGTGAATGTAAATGATACTTCTAAGAAGAAATAACGTAGCGCGCATTACCTGGCATAATGTACGTGCCCATCAACAAGTGTCTTTTTGAGCGTATGTTATGTGTTTAGAACGGTAGCACATTATCAGATATTAAGCCAAAGACAGCATTTTGTATCTGGGCCGTTGTACCAAGTTTAGCTTGAGAATGTTTGGGACGCTCCCATCTGAGGCCTGTGGGTAGAGTGGAGCAATGGGCCGCTTTAGGCTCAGACGTTGTGTCTATACATCTCAGGTATCACCTAAAGAGCGTTTTAATCCAGATACGGGGAAGGGGAAAAGtgttcttttgagaaaaaaacgTTACCAGTTTTGGGAAGATTTCAAGGTCCTGTTTTTTTAGGTAATCCCTGTTTTTCCTTAGACTGGAGTAGATTTATGAAGACTGCGTAGGACACTGGTTGGGCTCTGGCTTTGGATTCCATTCGAATTCCAGTGTTATTTCCTAGCTGTGCTACCGGAGGCGGTCACTTCACCTCCATATAACTCAGTTCCTTTATGTTTACAACTAGAGGTAATTTTAGTAACTTCGCAGAGTTTGGTGAGGTTTAAATGAAACCAAACTGGTTATCGTGTTTTTCGGGTAAGTTAAATACGAAAATTAAGTAGTGGGCCTGTAACCCCCAGAAACTGGTGATCACAAGAATGACGGTGATAGTAATGATTTGTGCCTGGAAGGATCTCAGAGCTCCCCTTCGGGGAGTGGAGGCAACGATGGGGGAAGGGCCGGGGCTCGGCCGAGAGTTTTTAGGCCCCGCCCTCGGTGCCGGCGCCCTTCTACTGCGCATGCGTTACGCACGCGGGTGTTGTGTTTTGACGCGCGGGGGGCTGCGGAGTGGGTCTCGCTTTCTGCCGCCGCCCCCCAAGCTGCCATTGGTGATGAGCGCTTTACGTCACAGGGGTCGCAGCAGCCGCCGGGGTCTCCGCTGTCTCGCGAGGAGGGTGAAGCGCCCCCGCCTGCTCCCGTTCCTGAGGGCCGGCGGAGAAGTCGTCGAGTACGCCTTCGCGGATCCTGCCGTCATCGACCTAGCTTTTTGGGCCGCCGGGAGCTTGGCACGGGCGCCCCAGCCGGGCCTGCGCCGGCATCCTCCGAGGTGAGAAAGATCCGAAACAATGGGGCGCGGAGGTCGGAAGGGCTGGGCTAGCCGGCGCTCCTGGCCTGGAACGAGGCCCAGGGACCAGGGAGCTGCGATCGGGGCCTGAGGGGCCGTCCGGGCCTCGGCGGGGCGGGGCTCCCGGCGGGCGGGCTGGCGGCTCTGGTGGCGCACCTGTGGATTTGTGCGGGTGGGCGGGGAAGGGTTGCGTTTCCTGGAACCTCTCCCGAGGGGCGCGAGCCTACCGGTGTACTGGAAAAAGCTTgctcttgggggcggggggtgggggaccccACACAAAACAAAACGTTCGCGTCTCACTAGTGGCATCGCCACTATCAGAGGTTTTGCCAGAGGTTAGGTTCCCTAATCTCTCCGCCTGTCTGTAAAATAGGAGTAAATGTGTTTTAGTTCGTTGTGATTATGTAATGCACGTGGTGCTTATCAGCGATCCTGGCGAGTGGCAGTTCTCACCCCGAGGAAGCCACTATCACCGTGACTATTGGAGTTGTCTGTGCTGTGTTACACATTGTGGGTTGGGCTCGCCTGCCTGTGGTTTTTCCAACCATCCAGTCAGTGCAGCTTTCCTCGTGGGCTCGTAGACTGGAAGGGAGCCGTACTGAGATGAAGCAAACAATGTtttaaaggcaaaagagaatAGAATTTTTGGTAGGTAATTTTCAAGATTATTTAGAATAAATTAATAGTTATCCGAGATTTAAGTCAATGGTGAAGGTtggggtcttttttatttttttagtccaTGAAATTAAAAGCTTTAGGCAGCCAAAGCAGTAATGCTTACCTGGAGTGAGTGGCTTTAGAAGGAAATGGTTCCCAAGCAggttttttttatggctggaattggaattaaaattcatAGCTTCTGGTCAGTAGATCCTGTAAGATCCATGTGATCCTTGGGAACTGAATTGCAGATCAGAGAGGTACAGTGGTTTTTAAGGTCATAAGAGGTAAGACCCagattacttttattattattttttaatgtttatttatttttgagagagagcatgagctggggggcagagagagagagggagacccagaatctgaagcaggttccaggctcccagctgtcagcacagagcctggtgtggggctcgaactcaggaaccatgagatcatgacctgagccaaagtgggactcttaactattgagctacccaggcacccctccagattatttttaatatttggggcTTATTCTAGTTCATCTACTTTTCAGGTGGGTACTGTTATTTAACCCATTTTAGAATTGGGAAAATTTGAAGgttttgagaaataatttcctCCAGATCACACCGCTAATAAGTGGCTTTGATTTTCAACCCTGGCTCAACATTAGAATTAATAACATCACTCCCCTATATGtaatcaccattttttaaaataaacttaattaatttattttcagagagagagattgcatgcACGCACAaactgggtaggggcagagagggagagagagcgagagaatttAAGCAGGAATtctctgacttggggctcgaattcatgaacctcaagatcatgacctgaaccgaaatgaagagtcagagccttaactgactgaggcacccagatgcccctaattagcaccatttttaaatgtcctgACATAATTTATAGACTCCAGTCTCTCGATTCTTTACCCCCTCTCACTCATTTTTCCCTAAGTAATACATACTTGTTAAATATCTGCAATTACCCCAAAATGTGATAGGAAGGATTCTTAACCTCTGTTAAAGCCAGTAGATTTGAAGATTTGGGGAAGGTTTGGTTTAATCAGTGTATCCTAAAGGTGGCAAAGTTTATTTAGAATTTGGGAGGCAGTTCTGGAAAAAGGATCAGAAGAATTGATTTCTTCTTTAGCCCTGTGGGGAAATTAACTTCAAGTCCCAATTCCTAGAGTGCGAGGACAGAGAAACCTTTATCACAAGGTTCTAGAATCTGAAGCACTAAATCCACCATCAGGTCCACCTTTGCTACCTAAACCCAGAATTTATAAACCTATAAAACTTGATCTGTTTCCTAATCATTCCTGTTTTATGCCTTAAttcgtatttttatttttatttttattttattttatttttttttgggacagagagagacagagcatgaacgggggaggggcagagagagagggagacacagaatcggaaacaagctccaggctccgagccatcagcccagagcctgatgcggggctcgaactcacggaccgcgagatcgtgacctggctgaagtcggacgcttaaccgactgcgccacccaggcgccccattaattcgtatttttaaaacagctttgttGAAATAGAATTTATATTCCATCCATAAAGGTCACCTGTTTAAAGTGTATAATCCAGTGGTTTTGGGTATacttacagagttgtgcaactataattgaacattttcatcatctcagaaataaactttgtaatctctctccctcccccagcaacCACCATAAATTTTCAtccatagatttgcctattctggacatttcatatgaatggcaTCATGCAACATGTGGTCTTAgcgactaattttttttttcccatttagcttAATGAAAATTTTCATCTATATTGTAGCATTTATCAGTGCTTCATCCTTTTTATTGCCcagttatattccattgtatggatataccacattttgtcttTTCATCAGTTGTTGGGATTGTTTCCACGTTTGAGCTATTGTGACAAATGCTGCTCTGATTATTCACAtccaggtttttgtgtggacatatgttttcatttctcttgggtaggtGTTGAattctgggtcatgtggtaattctaccTCATTTGTATCTCAGCAAATATtttggtgaattaaaaaaaaaaagtaatctctacacccaattggagcttgaactcattacctcgagatcaagagtcacatgttctactgactgagcaagccaggtgctCCATtagcaaatgttttaatttcagcATTAGTGATGTTTTTGAAGGAGTAAATCTCTTATTTGATGATGTACATTCATTGCCATTGTTTGATGTTTCTGGTAACTTCCATTCTTTATATCTAAAGATACTTGAGAAATACAAAAcgactcttttctttttgtctattgTAAATGACATTACTGATCATTCTTTAGCTTTATGCTGTGCTGTCAAAGTGGTTAACAGGCTTATAAAactagggaagggaagggaagacttaagattccattttttaaaacaaatcctacttgatattttgttttatttgaactTCACGTTTACTACCTACTAATTTCCTTTAATAAATGCATTCAGGGTTGTAATTTTTATGTGAATTGcaaatgttcagtaaatactaAATGTCTGTATTTCCAAGAAATAAACTAAGATACAATGTATTAGCTTTAAATTCaccagtctttttaaaaactctagtAATCCCTTTATTACATAGGTGTACAGACTAAAATCTAGAGCTAATTGGATATCTCTAGTTTACAGAGTTATTTTTAGGGGAAATTTGCTTTTCAGTCCAGGTTCTCTGTGAACCTCTCCAGTTCCCACTCCATTCTTCATTCCTTCCCCTAGTGCACAGACTCTgatcataaaaatgtttatttttaggcttttttttttcctgggggagaataaaaatgttagaagTAGGGGGAAATGCTGAGAGATTTATGCAATATTAAGGTTTCAGAGTTTAAATATAGTAACAATTAGTACTGTATTATTTATATAGCTCTAAGCAATTTGCAATTCTATGCTGTAGagtgttgatttttgtatttctggtCTAGAAAATAGAGGACTAGAAATATTTAGATCCCTGGAGAAACATTTGTTCAGCATTAATTGATTTCCTATTAAGTTATGTCTTGGAGAAAGTTAAGATACCCTAGATGAGCAAGTTTAATTTGAAATCTGTGATGAAATACATTTCACAATCATGGATTTTTGTCATCGGGTTTGTTAGAGTTTGGTATGGCCAGTGTTTAGAAAGTTGTATTGTTTGGCTGACTTGAAAGCAGTTGACTGCTAATAGAACTCCCTGTAATAGAGGAGGTGAATAAAGATGAATAATAGGCCCAGGAAACATAAAGGAAGAACctagtatttaatatatatttagtgaTTAGTATAGAATATAGCTAAAGAGAGATAAGATGATAAAGCCAAAAATATAAGGCACACCAAATTTCAGCTCTGGCAAAATCATTTTGTAAGTTATGGGTCAACATAAActgataaatttaaagaaaacaaaacgaaTCTGTAAGATTTTAGTGATCcttgtggggaaaaaatgagactaGAAGCATTATTTCAAGAAACTTTGTGGGTGactttggattaaataaaatctaagcaAGGCTTTTAGGGGATTCTGTAAGGAGTCAGTGAGGAACTGAAAATAATAGTGTaacaaatagtaataataataacagcttcTAACGTTTATGCAGTAGTTGCTGTGAGCCAGCAACTACCTTTGAGTGcttttacatatttcatttagTCTTCACTAAAagatacttttgtgtgtgtgtgtgtaagaatatTCCACTAAAGACTACAGAATTGGTTTAAACTGGTGAACTTTGTGGTATGCAGATTATCTCAcgacagttatttttattttttatttttttgagagcatgagcaagtggggggagggacagagggagagagaatcccaagtgggcttcatgcccagcatggaaccccgctggggcttgatcccacgaccatgagatcatgacctgagccaaaaccaagagtcggacgcttaacttactgagctacccaggtgcctgtcactacagttatttttaaaggtgCATATCCAATACTTTCcacaaataaaataagtcagtctgtGTTGTTCAGGGCATTTGTATCAATGATATAAAACCATACATGGAAATAACACCAACTGAGGACTGTGgtgatttgggtttttgttttctagagagggatgggagaagataagggatattttagaaaatttggaatAACCATGAAAAATGTGAAGTTGTTAAATCTGGGTGGTGGATACATGAGTTCTTGGcagattttcttttgtatatgtcaaattttttttagttctctattttttttttaagtttatttattttgagagagagagattgtgtgtgggagagagtgagtctgggtaggggcaaagagagagaaggagagaatcccaagcaggctctgcgctgtcagtgcagagccccatgcagggctccatctcacgaactatgagatcatgacctgagctggaatccggagtaggatgcttaactgactgagccacccaggtgccccctgttaaattctcttgaaaaagaatagaaagttaggggcacctggatggctcagtcagttaagcatctaacttcggctcagttcatgatcttgcagtttgtgagttggagtcctgcattgggctcagcgTTAAccatgcagagcttgcttgggattctctctctccctctgtctctgccccat
Proteins encoded in this region:
- the SMIM27 gene encoding small integral membrane protein 27, with product MKPVSRRTLDWIYSVLLLAIVLLSWGYVIYASTVVARRQLSKKYPDKILGMNENL